A region of Leclercia adecarboxylata DNA encodes the following proteins:
- a CDS encoding methyl-accepting chemotaxis protein gives MKNLKISSGLMIVLGLFTLMLVLSSGLGLYFLKLSNSYVTKMSYNSSEQKALNATRDNLLSVRILIDSTFQARLHNEPVDTPETMNKINTLLKEADRQYHLFVEIPGLTTTLPELGQQMNRSYNQMVDTVKLNQGALNSGASPQEIKTFLDSHREQIKNARQQWDSDYTAYIAKTQSALDKVIQFSNHSYSFSLILMSGMIVVAIIMFFMINIWMRKMLIRPLQEVAHHFDNIGNGNLTGEIRVTSTNEIGQLCASLQAMQAGLNDTVRSIRNGVETINIGTQEIASGNNDLSRRTEEQAAAVVETAASMEQITSTVKMNTDNALNASQMAQNTAKIASAGEKQMQDVTQKMDAISQSAQKMVDIISVIDGIAFQTNILALNAAVEAARAGQTGRGFAVVAGEVRNLARRCAESAKEITTLINESTLYIQEGAALAGKTSQTMLEISNSVGKVNQVMESIALASEEQRRGVEQIRVAITQMDHVTQQNAALVEEVATTAAGVNDQADLLAQSVAVFRVKPQSV, from the coding sequence TTGAAAAATTTAAAAATTAGCTCAGGGTTAATGATCGTGCTGGGATTATTTACCCTTATGCTTGTGCTCTCCAGCGGGCTGGGGCTTTATTTCCTCAAGCTCAGCAACAGCTATGTGACAAAGATGAGTTATAACTCCAGCGAACAAAAAGCGTTGAATGCCACCCGCGATAATCTGTTAAGCGTGCGTATATTGATTGACTCAACGTTTCAGGCCAGGCTCCATAACGAGCCGGTTGATACGCCGGAAACAATGAATAAAATCAACACCCTGCTTAAAGAAGCCGATCGGCAATATCACCTGTTTGTTGAGATCCCAGGCCTGACTACCACGTTGCCAGAGCTAGGCCAGCAGATGAACCGCAGCTACAATCAAATGGTTGATACGGTTAAATTAAATCAGGGAGCACTCAATTCAGGTGCATCCCCTCAGGAAATAAAAACGTTTCTGGACAGTCACCGCGAGCAGATTAAAAATGCGCGTCAGCAGTGGGACAGCGATTATACCGCCTATATTGCCAAAACTCAGTCAGCATTAGATAAGGTGATTCAGTTCAGCAATCACTCTTATTCATTTTCGTTAATTCTGATGTCGGGCATGATCGTCGTCGCGATTATTATGTTCTTTATGATCAATATCTGGATGCGGAAAATGCTAATACGCCCATTACAGGAGGTCGCGCACCACTTTGACAATATTGGCAACGGAAACCTGACCGGGGAGATCCGCGTCACCAGCACCAATGAAATCGGGCAACTGTGCGCCTCGCTGCAGGCTATGCAGGCCGGACTGAACGACACCGTCAGGTCGATTAGAAACGGCGTGGAGACGATCAATATCGGTACGCAGGAGATTGCCTCCGGGAATAACGATCTGTCCCGGCGCACGGAAGAGCAGGCCGCAGCCGTTGTCGAGACGGCGGCCAGCATGGAGCAGATCACCTCTACGGTGAAAATGAATACCGATAACGCGCTTAATGCCTCACAGATGGCGCAGAATACGGCGAAAATCGCCAGCGCGGGCGAAAAGCAGATGCAGGATGTCACGCAAAAAATGGACGCCATCAGCCAGAGCGCGCAGAAGATGGTCGACATTATCAGCGTGATCGACGGCATCGCCTTCCAGACCAATATCCTGGCGCTGAATGCCGCCGTTGAAGCGGCGCGCGCCGGGCAGACGGGCCGCGGCTTTGCGGTGGTGGCAGGGGAAGTTCGCAATCTCGCCCGTCGCTGTGCCGAATCGGCCAAAGAGATCACCACCCTGATTAACGAATCGACCCTCTATATCCAGGAAGGTGCTGCGCTTGCCGGTAAAACCAGCCAGACGATGCTTGAAATCAGCAATTCCGTTGGCAAGGTGAACCAGGTGATGGAGAGTATTGCCCTCGCCTCCGAGGAGCAGCGCCGGGGCGTGGAGCAGATCCGGGTGGCAATCACTCAGATGGATCACGTCACGCAGCAAAACGCCGCGCTGGTAGAAGAGGTCGCGACCACCGCCGCAGGGGTTAACGATCAGGCGGATCTGCTGGCACAAAGCGTGGCGGTATTCAGAGTGAAGCCGCAAAGCGTCTGA
- the sufA gene encoding Fe-S cluster assembly scaffold SufA, giving the protein MEQHSETFDPTDFAWRGLSLTPAAAAHIRDLVSKQAGMLGVRLGVKQTGCAGFGYVLTTVSQPEKDDLVFEHDGARLYVPLQAMPFIDGTEVDYVREGLNQLFKFNNPKAQNECGCGESFGV; this is encoded by the coding sequence ATGGAACAGCATTCAGAAACGTTTGATCCGACAGATTTCGCGTGGCGTGGATTATCGCTTACGCCTGCCGCTGCGGCGCACATTCGCGACCTGGTCAGCAAACAGGCAGGCATGCTTGGCGTGCGGTTAGGGGTGAAGCAGACCGGGTGCGCCGGTTTCGGCTACGTCCTGACGACCGTCAGCCAGCCGGAGAAAGACGATCTGGTCTTTGAACATGACGGCGCCCGACTCTATGTGCCGCTACAGGCGATGCCGTTTATTGACGGTACGGAAGTGGATTACGTGCGCGAAGGCTTGAACCAGTTATTCAAATTCAATAACCCGAAAGCCCAGAACGAATGCGGCTGCGGCGAAAGTTTTGGGGTATAG